One segment of Acropora muricata isolate sample 2 chromosome 8, ASM3666990v1, whole genome shotgun sequence DNA contains the following:
- the LOC136926449 gene encoding uncharacterized protein has product MESQLCADVGDYRGFCEALKAVYGPTHQVQSPLRSSDGQNLFTDNTSILACWSEHFQTLFSANRAVQVTAINRVPQLSPIEALDEPPTLEELTVDQLKSHKAAGVDGIPPEIWKQGGITVLSIAGKVLARVLLKRLVPTIAEDILPESQCGFRANRGTTDMVFVLHQLQEKCREQNMGLYATFIDLTKAFDTVSRTGLWLILERLGCPPKFLQMVMQLHENQRGQPTPCEEYRPPHISIGDTELKSTQQFTYLGCTISSDAKIDKEIDNRLAKANSSFGRLYQRVWNNKCLKCKTKIRVYRAVVLTTLLFSSETWVIYRSHIHLLERFHQHCRRTILNIHWSDLITNVEVLEQAEVPSIEAIILKYQLRWAGHVSRLEDHRLPNIVMFGELSSGHRDRGAPKKRFKVNLKKSLTACNIDHRQWSNLAADHVAWRHTTHQAAAQFQLDRKNALKDKRQRRKACAASTTTPNLSFPCSHCSRPQISRIGLVSHERASSRRQRGQTS; this is encoded by the exons ATGGAATCCCAGCTGTGCGCTGATGTTGGCGATTATAGAGGTTTCTGTGAGGCTCTGAAAGCAGTCTATGGCCCTACCCATCAGGTTCAGAGTCCCCTGCGCAGTTCAGATGGTCAGAACCTCTTCACCGACAACACCTCCATCCTTGCTTGCTGGTCCGAGCACTTCCAAACCCTCTTCAGTGCTAATCGTGCTGTACAAGTAACTGCCATTAATCGTGTTCCTCAACTATCACCCATTGAGGCGCTCGATGAACCACCCACCCTCGAAGAGTTGACTGTAGATCAACTCAAGAGTCACAAAGCAGCAGGAGTTGACGGCATCCCGCCAGAAATCTGGAAGCAAGGG GGGATCACCGTACTTTCCATCGCTGGCAAAGTTCTCGCCAGGGTCCTGCTCAAGAGGCTCGTTCCAACCATCGCTGAAGACATCCTTCCTGAGAGCCAGTGCGGCTTCAGAGCCAACAGAGGCACGACGGATATGGTGTTCGTCCTCCACCAACTTCAGGAGAAGTGCCGAGAACAAAACATGGGACTCTATGCTACTTTTATTGATCTTACCAAAGCATTTGACACGGTGAGCAGGACAGGACTATGGCTCATTCTGGAACGACTTGGCTGTCCCCCCAAGTTTCTACAGATGGTGATGCAGCTGCATGAGAACCAACGTGGCCAG CCAACTCCCTGTGAAGAATATCGACCACCCCACATCAGCATTGGCGACACTGAACTGAAATCCACTCAGCAGTTTACCTATCTTGGTTGCACCATCTCTTCTGATGCCAAGATTGACAAGGAAATAGACAATAGACTTGCAAAGGCCAACAGCTCCTTCGGTAGACTATACCAACGAGTATGGAACAACAAATGTctcaaatgtaaaacaaaaatccGTGTCTATAGGGCTGTTGTTCTTACCACTCTTCTTTTTAGCTCTGAGACCTGGGTCATCTATCGCAGCCACATCCACCTCCTCGAGCGCTTCCACCAACACTGCCGGCGCACCATTCTTAACATCCACTGGAGCGACTTAATCACCAATGTTGAAGTCCTAGAGCAGGCTGAAGTTCCCAGTATCGAAGCCATAATCTTGAAGTATCAGCTCCGATGGGCGGGTCATGTTTCCAGATTGGAAGATCATCGCCTTCCAAACATCGTCATGTTTGGCGAACTGTCCTCTGGCCATCGTGATAGAGGGGCTCCTAAGAAGCGATTCAAGGTCAACCTGAAGAAGTCGCTCACTGCCTGCAACATCGACCACAGGCAGTGGTCTAACCTTGCTGCCGACCATGTGGCCTGGCGCCACACAACTCACCAAGCTGCTGCCCAGTTCCAACTAGACAGGAAAAATGCACTCAAAGATAAGAGACAGAGGAGGAAGGCCTGCGCTGCCTCCACCACCACACCAAACCTTTCCTTTCCCTGCAGTCACTGCTCACGGCCCCAAATTTCCCGTATCGGTCTGGTCAGCCACGAGCGCGCCAGCAGTCGACGTCAACGTGGACAAACTTCTTAA